From Piliocolobus tephrosceles isolate RC106 chromosome 16, ASM277652v3, whole genome shotgun sequence, the proteins below share one genomic window:
- the PIPOX gene encoding peroxisomal sarcosine oxidase: MMHECYQIWAQLEHEAGTQLYRQTGLLLLGMKENQELKTIQASLSRQRVEHQCLSSEELKQRFPNIRLTRGEVGLLDYSGGVLYAYKALRALQDAVRQLGGIVHDGEKVVEINPGLLVKVKTTSRSYQAKSLVITAGPWTNQLLRPLGIELPLQTLRINVCYWRERVPGSYGVSQAFPCFLWLGLYPHHLYGLPAGEYPGLMKVSYHHGNHADPEERDCPTARADIRDVQIVSSFVRDHLPDLKPEPAVMESCMYTNTPDEHFILDRHPKYNNIVIGAGFSGHGFKLAPVVGKILYELSMKLTPSYDLAPFRISRFPSLGKAHL, from the exons ATGATGCATGAGTGTTATCAGATATGGGCCCAGTTGGAGCACGAGGCTGGAACCCAATTGTACAG GCAGACTGGATTACTGCTGCTGGGAATGAAGGAGAATCAAGAATTAAAGACAATCCAGGCCAGTCTGTCTAGGCAGAGGGTGGAACACCAGTGTCTTTCATCTGAGGAACTGAAGCAACGCTTCCCAAATATTCGGTTGACCAGGGGAGAAGTGGGGCTCTTGGACTATTCCGGAGGAGTTCTCTATGCATACAAGGCCCTCAGAGCCCTGCAG GATGCAGTTCGACAGCTAGGAGGCATAGTGCATGACGGAGAGAAGGTGGTGGAGATAAACCCAGGGCTACTGGTCAAGGTGAAAACCACCTCCAGGAGCTACCAAGCTAAGAGCTTGGTCATCACAGCAGGTCCTTGGACCAACCAGCTCCTCCGTCCCCTGGGCATTGAGCTGCCTCTCCAG ACCCTGCGGATCAACGTGTGTTACTGGCGAGAGAGGGTTCCTGGGAGCTATGGTGTGTCCCAGGCCTTTCCATGCTTCCTGTGGCTGGGCTTGTATCCCCACCACCTCTACGGACTGCCTGCAGGAGAGTACCCAGGGCTGATGAAG GTCAGCTATCACCACGGCAACCATGCAGACCCTGAGGAGCGGGACTGCCCCACAGCACGCGCAGACATCCGAGACGTCCAGATCGTGAGCAGCTTTGTCAGAGATCACTTGCCTGACCTGAAGCCCGAGCCTGCTGTCATGGAGAGCTGCATGTACACG AATACCCCTGATGAGCACTTCATTCTCGATCGCCACCCAAAGTATAACAACATTGTCATTGGTGCTGGATTCTCTG GGCATGGATTCAAGCTGGCCCCTGTGGTGGGGAAGATCCTGTATGAATTAAGCATGAAATTAACACCATCTTATGACTTGGCACCTTTTCGAATCAGCCGTTTCCCAAGCCTGGGCAAAGCCCACCTTTGA